One Schistocerca americana isolate TAMUIC-IGC-003095 unplaced genomic scaffold, iqSchAmer2.1 HiC_scaffold_49, whole genome shotgun sequence DNA segment encodes these proteins:
- the LOC124585257 gene encoding proline-rich protein HaeIII subfamily 1-like, with product MWAYGLLLRRGKPTPPAGETDAPGGGNRRPRRGKPTPPAGETDAPGGGNRRPRRGKPTPPAGETDAPGGGNRRPRRGKPTPPAGETDAPGGGNRRPRRGKPTPPAGETDAPGGGNRRPRRGKPTPPAGETDAPGGGNRRPRCVPHG from the exons atgtgggcatacggactgctactgaggcgggggaaaccgacgcccccggcgggggaaaccgacgcccccggcgggggaaaccgacgcccccggcgggggaaaccgacgcccccggcgggggaaaccgacgcccccggcgggggaaaccgacgcccccggcgggggaaaccgacgcccccggcgggggaaaccgacgcccccggcgggggaaaccgacgcccccggcgggggaaaccgacgcccccggcgggggaaaccgacgcccccggcgggggaaaccgacgcccccggcgggggaaaccgacgcccccggcgggggaaaccgacgcccccggcgggggaaaccgacgcccccggcgggggaaaccgacgcccccggcgggggaaaccgacgcccccggcgggggaaaccgacgcccccg gtgtgtgcctcatggttga